A section of the Chlorocebus sabaeus isolate Y175 chromosome 17, mChlSab1.0.hap1, whole genome shotgun sequence genome encodes:
- the DXO gene encoding decapping and exoribonuclease protein isoform X2 yields MLAPGTPRPVGGVSKAWQAVYLETRTYPLKLGEPQPGGPGWLAEAIVTWRGHLTKLLTTPYERQEGWQLAASRFQGTLYLSEVETPKARAQRLARPPLLRELMYMGYKFEQYMCADKPGSSPDPSGEVNTNVAFCSVLRSRLGSHPLLFSGEVDCTDPQTPSTQPPTCYVELKTSKEMHSPGQWRSFYRHKLLKWWAQSFLPGVPNVVAGFRNPEGFVSSLKTFPTMKMFDYVRNDRDGWNPSVCMNFCAAFLSFAQSTVVQDDPRLVHLFSWEPGGPVTVSVHRDAPYAFLPIWYVEAMTQDFPSPPKTPSPK; encoded by the exons ATGCTGGCTCCTGGAACACCGAGGCCGGTTGGAGGGGTGAGCAAAGCGTGGCAGGCAGTATATCTGGAGACCCGTACCTACCCTCTAAAATTAGGAGAGCCACAGCCGGG GGGTCCAGGCTGGCTGGCAGAGGCCATAGTGACATGGCGGGGGCACCTGACAAAATTGCTGACGACACCGTATGAGCGGCAGGAGGGTTGGCAGCTGGCAGCCTCTCGGTTCCAGGGAACACTATACCTGAGTGAGGTGGAGACGCCGAAAGCCCGGGCCCAGAGGCTTGCTCGGCCACCGCTCCTCCGGGAGCTTATGTACATGGGATACAAATTTGAGCAGTATATGTGTGCAG ACAAACCTGGAAGCTCCCCAGACCCCTCTGGGGAGGTTAACACCAACGTGGCCTTCTGCTCTGTGCTACGCAGCCGCCTGGGAAGCCACCCTCTGCTCTTCTCAGGGGAGGTAGACTGCACAGACCCCCAGACCCCATCCACACAGCCCCCCACCTGCTATGTGGAGCTCAAGACCTCCAAAGAGATGCACAGCCCTGGCCAATGGAGGAGCTTCTACAG ACACAAGCTCCTGAAATGGTGGGCTCAGTCATTCCTCCCAGGTGTCCCGAATGTTGTTGCTGGCTTCCGTAACCCAGAGGGTTTTGTCTCTTCCCTCAAGACCTTTCCTACCATGAAGATGTTTGACTATGTCAGG AATGACCGTGACGGCTGGAATCCCTCTGTGTGCATGAACTTCTGTGCCGCCTTCCTTAGCTTTGCCCAGAGCACGGTTGTCCAGGATGACCCCAG GCTCGTTCACCTCTTCTCTTGGGAGCCTGGTGGCCCAGTCACCGTGTCTGTACACCGAGATGCACCCTATGCCTTCCTGCCTATATGGTACGTGGAAGCCATGACTCAGGACTTCCCATCACCCCCCAAGACTCCCTCCCCCAAATAG
- the DXO gene encoding decapping and exoribonuclease protein isoform X1: MDPRGTKRGAEKTEVAEPRNKLPRPAPSLPTDPALYSGPFPFYRRPSELGCFSLDAQRQYHGDARALRYYSPPPTNGPGPNFDLRDGYPDRYQPRDEEVQERLDHLLCWLLEHRGRLEGGPGWLAEAIVTWRGHLTKLLTTPYERQEGWQLAASRFQGTLYLSEVETPKARAQRLARPPLLRELMYMGYKFEQYMCADKPGSSPDPSGEVNTNVAFCSVLRSRLGSHPLLFSGEVDCTDPQTPSTQPPTCYVELKTSKEMHSPGQWRSFYRHKLLKWWAQSFLPGVPNVVAGFRNPEGFVSSLKTFPTMKMFDYVRNDRDGWNPSVCMNFCAAFLSFAQSTVVQDDPRLVHLFSWEPGGPVTVSVHRDAPYAFLPIWYVEAMTQDFPSPPKTPSPK; encoded by the exons ATGGATCCCAGGGGGACCAAGAGAGGAGCTGAGAAGACAGAGGTAGCTGAGCCTCGGAACAAACTACCCCGTCCGGCACCTTCTCTACCCACAGACCCTGCCCTCTACTCTGGGCCCTTTCCTTTCTACCGGCGCCCTTCGGAACTGGGCTGCTTCTCCCTGGATGCTCAACGCCAGTACCATGGAGATGCCCGAGCCCTGCGCTACTATAGCCCACCCCCCACTAACGGTCCAGGCCCCAACTTTGACCTCAGAGACGGATACCCGGATCGATACCAGCCCCGGGACGAGGAGGTCCAAGAAAGGCTGGACCACCTGCTATGCTGGCTCCTGGAACACCGAGGCCGGTTGGAGGG GGGTCCAGGCTGGCTGGCAGAGGCCATAGTGACATGGCGGGGGCACCTGACAAAATTGCTGACGACACCGTATGAGCGGCAGGAGGGTTGGCAGCTGGCAGCCTCTCGGTTCCAGGGAACACTATACCTGAGTGAGGTGGAGACGCCGAAAGCCCGGGCCCAGAGGCTTGCTCGGCCACCGCTCCTCCGGGAGCTTATGTACATGGGATACAAATTTGAGCAGTATATGTGTGCAG ACAAACCTGGAAGCTCCCCAGACCCCTCTGGGGAGGTTAACACCAACGTGGCCTTCTGCTCTGTGCTACGCAGCCGCCTGGGAAGCCACCCTCTGCTCTTCTCAGGGGAGGTAGACTGCACAGACCCCCAGACCCCATCCACACAGCCCCCCACCTGCTATGTGGAGCTCAAGACCTCCAAAGAGATGCACAGCCCTGGCCAATGGAGGAGCTTCTACAG ACACAAGCTCCTGAAATGGTGGGCTCAGTCATTCCTCCCAGGTGTCCCGAATGTTGTTGCTGGCTTCCGTAACCCAGAGGGTTTTGTCTCTTCCCTCAAGACCTTTCCTACCATGAAGATGTTTGACTATGTCAGG AATGACCGTGACGGCTGGAATCCCTCTGTGTGCATGAACTTCTGTGCCGCCTTCCTTAGCTTTGCCCAGAGCACGGTTGTCCAGGATGACCCCAG GCTCGTTCACCTCTTCTCTTGGGAGCCTGGTGGCCCAGTCACCGTGTCTGTACACCGAGATGCACCCTATGCCTTCCTGCCTATATGGTACGTGGAAGCCATGACTCAGGACTTCCCATCACCCCCCAAGACTCCCTCCCCCAAATAG
- the WHR1 gene encoding inactive serine/threonine-protein kinase 19 isoform X2 produces MAGTPEAEGCKSGFSAFDDAIIQRQWRANPSWSRGGVSFTKEIDSNVATGAPPRRPRVPRRACPWREPIRGRLGARPGGRGAGGTPGETVRHCSAPEDPIFRFSSLHYYLFPGTIKSRDMSRKRHQLVPETFGVKRRRKPGLVESDPLLGEPGSARAAVSELMQLFPRGLFEDALPPIVLRSQVYSLVPDRTVADRQLKELQEQGEIRIVQLGFDLDAHGIIFTEDYRTRVLKACDGRPYAGAVQKFLASVLPACGDLSFQQDQMTQTFGFRDSEITHLVNAGVLTVRDAGSWWLAVPGAGRFIKYFVKGRQAVLGMVRKSKYRELLLSELLGRRAPAVVRLGLTYHVHDLIGAQLVDCISTTSGTLLRLPET; encoded by the exons ATGGCAGGCACACCAGAGGCCGAAGGATGCAAAAGTGGTTTTTCTGCTTTCGATGATGCAATCATTCAGCGACAGTGGCGGGCAAACCCCTCCTGGAGCCGGGGAGGTGTGAGCTTTACGAAGGAGATTGATTCCAACGTGGCCACCGGCGCCCCTCCACGCCGCCCACGAGTCCCCCGGCGTGCGTGCCCTTGGAGGGAGCCAATCCGCGGTCGGCTTGGGGCCCGGCCGGGCGGACGTGGTGCGG GAGGGACGCCCGGGGAGACCGTGCGTCACTGTTCTGCGCCGGAAGACCCTATTTTCAGGTTCTCTTCCCTCCATTACTACCTCTTCCCCGGTACCATAAAATCCCGGGATATGAGCCGAAAGAGGCATCAGCTGGTCCCTGAGACCTTTGGCGTTAAGAGGCGGCGGAAGCCAGGGCTTGTGGAGTCGGATCCTCTTCTGGGTGAGCCAG GGTCGGCGCGCGCGGCTGTCTCAGAGCTCATGCAGCTGTTCCCGCGAGGTCTGTTTGAGGACGCTCTGCCGCCCATCGTGCTGAGGAGCCAGGTGTACAGCCTCGTGCCTGACAGGACCGTGGCCGACCGGCAGCTG AAGGAGCTTCAAGAGCAGGGGGAGATCAGAATCGTCCAGCTGGGCTTCGACTTGGATGCCCATGGAATTATCTTCACTGAGGACTACAGGACCAGA GTCCTCAAGGCCTGTGATGGCCGACCGTATGCTGGGGCAGTGCAGAAATTTCTAGCTTCAGTACTTCCAGCCTGTGGGGACCTTAGTTTCCAGCAGGACCAAATGACACAGACCTTTGGCTTCAGGGACTCAGAAATCAC GCATCTGGTGAACGCTGGAGTCCTCACCGTCCGAGATGCTGGGAGCTGGTGGCTAGCTGTGCCTGGAGCTGGGAGATTCATCAAGTACTTTGTTAAAG GGCGCCAGGCTGTCCTTGGCATGGTCCGGAAGTCCAAGTATCGGGAGCTGCTCCTATCAGAGCTCCTGGGCCGGCGGGCTCCTGCCGTTGTACGGCTTGGTCTCACCTACCATGTGCATGACCTCATTGGGGCCCAGCTAGTGGACTG CATCTCTACCACTTCTGGAACCCTCCTCCGCCTGCCAGAGACATGA
- the WHR1 gene encoding inactive serine/threonine-protein kinase 19 isoform X1 produces MSRKRHQLVPETFGVKRRRKPGLVESDPLLGSARAAVSELMQLFPRGLFEDALPPIVLRSQVYSLVPDRTVADRQLKELQEQGEIRIVQLGFDLDAHGIIFTEDYRTRVLKACDGRPYAGAVQKFLASVLPACGDLSFQQDQMTQTFGFRDSEITHLVNAGVLTVRDAGSWWLAVPGAGRFIKYFVKGRQAVLGMVRKSKYRELLLSELLGRRAPAVVRLGLTYHVHDLIGAQLVDCISTTSGTLLRLPET; encoded by the exons ATGAGCCGAAAGAGGCATCAGCTGGTCCCTGAGACCTTTGGCGTTAAGAGGCGGCGGAAGCCAGGGCTTGTGGAGTCGGATCCTCTTCTGG GGTCGGCGCGCGCGGCTGTCTCAGAGCTCATGCAGCTGTTCCCGCGAGGTCTGTTTGAGGACGCTCTGCCGCCCATCGTGCTGAGGAGCCAGGTGTACAGCCTCGTGCCTGACAGGACCGTGGCCGACCGGCAGCTG AAGGAGCTTCAAGAGCAGGGGGAGATCAGAATCGTCCAGCTGGGCTTCGACTTGGATGCCCATGGAATTATCTTCACTGAGGACTACAGGACCAGA GTCCTCAAGGCCTGTGATGGCCGACCGTATGCTGGGGCAGTGCAGAAATTTCTAGCTTCAGTACTTCCAGCCTGTGGGGACCTTAGTTTCCAGCAGGACCAAATGACACAGACCTTTGGCTTCAGGGACTCAGAAATCAC GCATCTGGTGAACGCTGGAGTCCTCACCGTCCGAGATGCTGGGAGCTGGTGGCTAGCTGTGCCTGGAGCTGGGAGATTCATCAAGTACTTTGTTAAAG GGCGCCAGGCTGTCCTTGGCATGGTCCGGAAGTCCAAGTATCGGGAGCTGCTCCTATCAGAGCTCCTGGGCCGGCGGGCTCCTGCCGTTGTACGGCTTGGTCTCACCTACCATGTGCATGACCTCATTGGGGCCCAGCTAGTGGACTG CATCTCTACCACTTCTGGAACCCTCCTCCGCCTGCCAGAGACATGA
- the WHR1 gene encoding inactive serine/threonine-protein kinase 19, with the protein MSRKRHQLVPETFGVKRRRKPGLVESDPLLGEPGSARAAVSELMQLFPRGLFEDALPPIVLRSQVYSLVPDRTVADRQLKELQEQGEIRIVQLGFDLDAHGIIFTEDYRTRVLKACDGRPYAGAVQKFLASVLPACGDLSFQQDQMTQTFGFRDSEITHLVNAGVLTVRDAGSWWLAVPGAGRFIKYFVKGRQAVLGMVRKSKYRELLLSELLGRRAPAVVRLGLTYHVHDLIGAQLVDCISTTSGTLLRLPET; encoded by the exons ATGAGCCGAAAGAGGCATCAGCTGGTCCCTGAGACCTTTGGCGTTAAGAGGCGGCGGAAGCCAGGGCTTGTGGAGTCGGATCCTCTTCTGGGTGAGCCAG GGTCGGCGCGCGCGGCTGTCTCAGAGCTCATGCAGCTGTTCCCGCGAGGTCTGTTTGAGGACGCTCTGCCGCCCATCGTGCTGAGGAGCCAGGTGTACAGCCTCGTGCCTGACAGGACCGTGGCCGACCGGCAGCTG AAGGAGCTTCAAGAGCAGGGGGAGATCAGAATCGTCCAGCTGGGCTTCGACTTGGATGCCCATGGAATTATCTTCACTGAGGACTACAGGACCAGA GTCCTCAAGGCCTGTGATGGCCGACCGTATGCTGGGGCAGTGCAGAAATTTCTAGCTTCAGTACTTCCAGCCTGTGGGGACCTTAGTTTCCAGCAGGACCAAATGACACAGACCTTTGGCTTCAGGGACTCAGAAATCAC GCATCTGGTGAACGCTGGAGTCCTCACCGTCCGAGATGCTGGGAGCTGGTGGCTAGCTGTGCCTGGAGCTGGGAGATTCATCAAGTACTTTGTTAAAG GGCGCCAGGCTGTCCTTGGCATGGTCCGGAAGTCCAAGTATCGGGAGCTGCTCCTATCAGAGCTCCTGGGCCGGCGGGCTCCTGCCGTTGTACGGCTTGGTCTCACCTACCATGTGCATGACCTCATTGGGGCCCAGCTAGTGGACTG CATCTCTACCACTTCTGGAACCCTCCTCCGCCTGCCAGAGACATGA